CGACGAGTGATCGTCAGGCAGTCAGGTCGAGGCGGCGGACGCCGATCACGACGGCAACGAGAGCACAGAGCGAGAGGGTCGTCCAGCGCGCTGCATTCGCCGGACCGCTCACGGGGAGCAAGATCAGTTCGCCGGGTGGCAGCAGCAGAACGCCGACCCAGAGCAGGAGCTGGCCGAGCGCAGCGAGCCCGGCAATCGCCGCCGTGAGCAGGAGCGCAACCCGCCCCACCCCGCGGAGGACCAGCCACCCGATCGTCAGCACGGCGAGGAGCACCGCGACCAGTCCGAGCGTGCGCGGCACCCCCTCGCCAAAGAGCGGCAGGTCGAAAATGACGGCAAAGCCGACAAACGCGGCAACTGTCGCGGAGAGCAGGATAGCCGGACGAACCAGACGCGCCGCAAGCGGACCAGCCGCTAGAACAAGCGCGGTCCAGCCGGCGAGGATGACGAACTGGCCTGCCCACGTCGCGGGGAGCGGCGGCAGGACCGCCGGCAAGACGACCACGCCGAGCAGGACCAGCCCCAGCCCCGCCACCCCAAGCAAGCGGCGGGAGGGACTCACCGCCGCTCGACCCCGAAGCGAGGAGGGATCACGATTGAGACGCCGACCCCTGCCCCGGAGGAACAGGGTCGCGGAAGCTGAGCAGCTTGAGGAACCCGCGGACAAAGAGCGCTGCTACGACAAGCGTCGTGACGAGGAAAATAGCGACGAAGATGAGATCCATTCTTGCCCACCGCTCACGAGATGACCGGCATCGCCTTGCGGTTTGCCGGCCAGCACCCTATTGTAGCGGGGAGGACGTGCCGCTCACGGGGCGAACCGTCGCCTCCACGCTCGGCCGGGTCACCACCCCGCGCAGCCGCGCCAGATGCTCGGCGACCACCTCGGGCGGAGAGAGCGCGATGACCAGCCGCGCCGCGAGCAGCACAATCGTGAGGTCGTCGACCACGCCGAGACCGAGCAGACCGATCAGGAAATCCGGAACAAAATCGAGGGGTGAGAGCAGCAGCGCGAGTGCCGCAGGAACGACGAGCTTGGCGGAACGCGGGACGCGCCGATCCCAGAGCAGCCGCCAGATGAGGCGAGCGAGCGTGATCGCCTCAGCGAGGACAGCGAGCGGCGGCACAGTGAAGACCGGCGGCACGGGCGCCATTTTCCTCCCTCGCCAAGAAGTGTACCATGGCTAATCAGCTCGCCGGCCGAGTAACGCTCGTCTTCGGGCAGGACGACTACCGCGTCGCCCAGCGCGTCCGCGAACTGAGCGCTCCGTCAGAGCCAGCCCTCAGCGATCTCAACCGCGCGGTGATCGCTGGCGAGAAGCTGACTGTTCCGGAACTGCGCGGGCACCTCGACACGCTTCCCTTTCTTAGCGACCGCCGGGTCGTAGTCATCACCGGCCTGCTCGAGCGGTTTGAGGAAGGCGACCGGAGCCAGCGCCGCCGCGCCGAAGCGGAGGCGTTTCTCGAGGCGTTTGCGGCGATGCCCCCGACCACGTTCGCCGTGCTCGTGGGCGGTGACCTTCGCCCGAAACGCAACCCGTTGGTCGCCGGCCTTGCAGCGGCCGGGGCGACACTCGAGCGCTATTTTCCCCTCCGTCCACACGAACTGACCGCTTGGATTCAGGCGCGGGCACGCACGATTGGGCTCCATCTGTCAGCTGCGGCGGCACGCCGCCTCGCCGCCCTTGTCGGACCGAACCTGTGGGTGCTCGCGAGCGAACTGGACAAGCTCGCCAGTTGGGCCGGAGGCGCTCCTGTCGACGAGGAGGCGATCACGCTCCTGACGGCGGCAGCGCGAGAGGAGAATGTCTTTTCGCTTGTCACTCACCTCGTTGCCGGCCGGACCCGCGAAGCGATTCGCGACCTTACCGAACTGCTCGAGAGCGGCGAGTCGCCTTTCGGCATCCTCATCATGCTCCAAAACCGGCTCCGTCATGTCTGGCTTGTCCACGAACTGATTACGGCCGGCGTCCCCGTGCAGCGAGTGAAGCTGCAGGCTGGCCTCGGCCAACTGCCCGAGCCGGTCTTTCAGGAGACGGTCGATCTCGCGACGCGGCTCTCCAGTTCGGAGCTTCGGGCGATGCACCACCACCTGCTCGCGACGGACGAGGCGATCAAAACCGGGAAGTGCGAGCCGCGGCTTGCCCTCGAACTCCTTGCTCGAACCTTCGCCGCAACGTCGTGAGGAGCAGCGCGCATCGGCGCTGCCGGGAGAAGGGCGCTCCTAGTGCAGCACGCGGAGAACGCCGACCACACGGCCTTGGATCTCGACATCCTCGGCCGGGAAGTAGAGCGGCTCCATCAGCGCGTTGGCGGGCTGCAGCTTGACCCGATCGCCTTCCTGATAGAACTTCTTGAGGGTCGTCTCCTTCTGGCTCTTGATCCAGGCGGCGACCATCTGGCCATTTTCCGCCGTCTGCGCCGGCTCCATCAGAACGATATCGCCATCGCCGATGAGGGCATCGATCATCGACTGCCCTTTGACGCGCAGAGCGTAGACATTCGGCCGGCCGCGAACGATCTCCTCGGTCAGCTCGAGCACTTCGCTCGTATCGATCGTCTGCCACGTCTCTGACGCCGGCACCGGAATAGGCGTCCCGGCAGCGATCTGGCCGAGGATAGGAACCCGCACTAGCTTGCGCTGCTCCGCTTTGCGATCCATCAGGTCAATCCCGCGCGAGACCTCGGGATCGCGCCGCAGATATCCCTCCCGCTCCAGCAGCTTCAGGTTGTAGTCGACCACCGAGGTGGAGCTGATCCCGCAGCCGCGGCAGATATCACGAATGCTCGGGGGATACCCCATTTCATCGGTATACTGCCGGACGAACTCTAAAATCTTCCGTTGCCGCTCCGACAGGCGCATGGCAACCCTTTCTTTGCGAACGTCTGTTCCGAACTAATGCTATCATCGCCCGCTCCTCCCGTCAATCGACGCCCCCTCTTCGAGTATGATGACGAGAGAGCAGGCGACGATCGAACGGTCTTGCCTTTCCGCGCTTGAGGAGCGCATCGTGATCTGTCCGACCTGTCGACGGGAGACCCCCGCCGACCGTCCTTTCTGTCTGAACTGCGGCGCTGTCCTTCCCGAGCTCCCGCCTCACCTCGAGCGCGAGGGGATGTCGCCCGGCGCCCGGGCCGCCCTCCTCACCATCGGCGGAGGAGCGGCCTCTCTCTGCCTTCTCTGCGCAGGGCTTATCGTGGTTACTGAGGTGCCTGACCTCGTGGGATTAGTGCTCAGCGCTCTCCTCGCCTTGATTCCCACCGCGATCTATGTCTCGCTCGTGCTCTGGGTCGACCGCTATGAGCATGAGCCGGCGCG
The Dehalococcoidia bacterium DNA segment above includes these coding regions:
- the lexA gene encoding transcriptional repressor LexA, with the protein product MRLSERQRKILEFVRQYTDEMGYPPSIRDICRGCGISSTSVVDYNLKLLEREGYLRRDPEVSRGIDLMDRKAEQRKLVRVPILGQIAAGTPIPVPASETWQTIDTSEVLELTEEIVRGRPNVYALRVKGQSMIDALIGDGDIVLMEPAQTAENGQMVAAWIKSQKETTLKKFYQEGDRVKLQPANALMEPLYFPAEDVEIQGRVVGVLRVLH
- the holA gene encoding DNA polymerase III subunit delta, producing MANQLAGRVTLVFGQDDYRVAQRVRELSAPSEPALSDLNRAVIAGEKLTVPELRGHLDTLPFLSDRRVVVITGLLERFEEGDRSQRRRAEAEAFLEAFAAMPPTTFAVLVGGDLRPKRNPLVAGLAAAGATLERYFPLRPHELTAWIQARARTIGLHLSAAAARRLAALVGPNLWVLASELDKLASWAGGAPVDEEAITLLTAAAREENVFSLVTHLVAGRTREAIRDLTELLESGESPFGILIMLQNRLRHVWLVHELITAGVPVQRVKLQAGLGQLPEPVFQETVDLATRLSSSELRAMHHHLLATDEAIKTGKCEPRLALELLARTFAATS